In one Pseudomonas hydrolytica genomic region, the following are encoded:
- a CDS encoding transglycosylase SLT domain-containing protein, which yields MRSRLLSVVSCLILTTAGQASAEAASLTQQRQYYDEAKSALAKGDSGPYRRYQTALRDYPLTPYLAYDELTNRLKSASNAEIEKFLAEHGDLPQASWMKLRWLRWLAERGDWKPFLDHYDPALNFTELDCLYGQYQLSHGLTAEGNATAEKLWLVGKSQPNACDPLFARWAASGQLTEQRRWQRAKLAVEAGNYGLANHLIKNMPTLGERGKLLVEVAQKPQLLKQTARFTATDEAMGDVVGLGLRRLARQSPEDALGLLDTYAQRMRFSQDEQVAIARQIGLTLAKRFDMRGLQVMAKYDPELRDNTVSEWRARLLLRHGRWDEAYQLTQRMPADLASSNRWRYWNARSLQLAQPNSQQPIALYQSLAKERDFYGFMAADQVKAPYQLNNQPLALDPKVVQKVRNTAGIRRAMEFHARGQIVDGRREWYHVSRLFSRDELVAQARLAYEMEWYFPAIRTISQAQYWDDLEVRFPMAHRDQLVREAKRRDLHSSWVFAITRQESAFMADARSHAGAMGLMQLMPATAKETARKFGIPLASPQHVLNPDTNIQLGAAYLSQVYGQFNGNRILASAAYNAGPGRVRQWLRGADHLSYDVWVENIPFDETRQYVQNVLSYSVIYGQKLGAPHPLVAWNERYFDAQ from the coding sequence ATGCGCAGTCGTCTTCTTTCTGTAGTTTCCTGCCTGATTCTCACCACCGCTGGCCAAGCCAGCGCCGAAGCGGCCAGCCTCACGCAACAGCGCCAGTATTACGACGAAGCCAAGAGCGCGCTGGCCAAGGGCGACAGTGGCCCCTATCGCCGTTATCAGACGGCATTGCGCGACTATCCGCTGACGCCCTACCTGGCTTACGACGAGCTGACCAACCGACTCAAGTCGGCGAGCAATGCCGAGATCGAGAAGTTCCTCGCCGAACATGGCGACCTGCCCCAGGCCAGCTGGATGAAACTGCGCTGGCTGCGCTGGCTGGCCGAGCGCGGTGACTGGAAGCCGTTCCTCGACCATTACGACCCCGCCCTCAACTTCACCGAGCTGGACTGCCTCTATGGGCAGTACCAGCTGAGCCACGGCCTGACCGCCGAGGGCAATGCCACGGCGGAAAAGCTCTGGCTGGTGGGCAAGTCGCAGCCCAACGCCTGCGACCCGCTGTTCGCGCGCTGGGCCGCCAGCGGCCAGCTCACCGAACAACGGCGCTGGCAACGCGCCAAGCTGGCCGTGGAGGCCGGCAACTATGGCCTGGCTAATCACCTGATCAAGAACATGCCGACCCTCGGCGAGCGCGGCAAATTGCTGGTGGAAGTGGCGCAAAAGCCCCAGCTGCTCAAGCAGACCGCACGTTTCACAGCCACTGACGAAGCCATGGGTGACGTGGTCGGCCTCGGCCTGCGTCGCCTGGCGCGGCAGAGCCCGGAGGATGCCCTGGGCCTGCTCGACACCTATGCCCAGCGCATGAGGTTCTCCCAGGACGAACAGGTGGCCATCGCCCGGCAGATCGGCCTGACCCTGGCCAAACGTTTCGACATGCGCGGCCTGCAGGTCATGGCCAAGTATGACCCCGAGCTGCGCGACAATACCGTCAGCGAATGGCGCGCTCGCCTGCTGTTGCGCCATGGCCGCTGGGACGAGGCCTACCAGCTGACCCAGCGCATGCCGGCCGATCTCGCCAGCAGCAACCGCTGGCGCTATTGGAATGCGCGCAGCCTGCAACTGGCGCAGCCCAACAGCCAGCAGCCGATCGCCCTTTACCAGTCCCTGGCCAAGGAGCGCGACTTCTACGGCTTCATGGCCGCCGATCAGGTCAAGGCGCCCTACCAGCTCAACAACCAGCCGCTGGCGCTGGACCCCAAGGTGGTGCAGAAGGTGCGCAACACCGCCGGCATTCGCCGAGCCATGGAGTTCCATGCGCGCGGGCAGATCGTCGACGGGCGCCGTGAGTGGTATCACGTCAGCCGCCTGTTCAGCCGTGACGAGCTGGTGGCCCAGGCCCGCCTGGCCTACGAGATGGAATGGTATTTCCCGGCCATCCGCACCATCAGCCAGGCGCAATACTGGGATGATCTGGAAGTGCGCTTCCCGATGGCCCACCGCGACCAGCTGGTTCGCGAAGCCAAGCGTCGCGACCTGCACTCGAGCTGGGTGTTCGCCATCACCCGCCAGGAAAGCGCCTTCATGGCCGATGCCCGCTCCCACGCCGGCGCCATGGGTCTGATGCAGCTGATGCCGGCCACCGCCAAGGAAACCGCACGCAAGTTCGGCATTCCTCTGGCCTCACCGCAGCACGTGCTCAACCCGGACACCAACATCCAGCTGGGCGCGGCCTACCTGAGCCAGGTGTATGGGCAGTTCAACGGCAACCGTATTCTCGCCTCGGCCGCCTACAACGCCGGCCCGGGGCGCGTGCGCCAGTGGCTGCGCGGCGCCGATCACCTGAGCTATGACGTCTGGGTGGAGAACATTCCGTTCGACGAAACCCGTCAGTACGTGCAGAACGTGCTGTCCTACTCGGTGATCTACGGGCAGAAACTGGGCGCCCCCCACCCGCTGGTGGCCTGGAACGAGCGTTACTTCGACGCCCAATAA
- a CDS encoding MOSC domain-containing protein, protein MPSLSGLYRYPLKSGRGEALQRSAVDGLGLHGDRRWMVVDADSGRFITQRLLPQMSQLSARYDARGGLTLSAPGQADLTVALPDPEQDLRGVVVWRDSLRVPDAGDEAAEWLSTMLGKPCRLVHVPEGRARQVDTAYAQPGDRVAFADGFPLLLIGQASLDDLSQRVGQPLSMQRFRPNLVVTGSEAYAEDGWKRIRIGDVEFEVVKGCSRCILTTIDPQTGERNAQREPLATLKTYREKDGDVFFGQNLLPRGVGELQLGMMVEILQ, encoded by the coding sequence ATGCCGAGTCTCTCGGGGTTGTACCGTTACCCGCTCAAGTCCGGTCGCGGTGAAGCGCTGCAGCGCAGTGCGGTCGATGGTCTGGGCCTGCATGGCGATCGCCGCTGGATGGTGGTCGATGCCGATAGCGGACGTTTCATCACCCAGCGCCTGCTACCGCAGATGAGTCAGCTGAGCGCCCGCTACGATGCGCGCGGCGGCCTGACCCTGAGCGCTCCTGGCCAGGCCGATCTGACCGTTGCCTTGCCCGATCCCGAGCAGGATCTGCGCGGCGTCGTCGTCTGGCGTGACAGCTTGCGCGTGCCGGATGCCGGTGACGAGGCCGCCGAATGGCTCAGCACGATGCTCGGCAAACCGTGCCGCCTGGTGCATGTGCCGGAGGGGCGTGCGCGCCAGGTCGATACCGCTTATGCCCAGCCGGGTGATCGGGTGGCGTTTGCCGATGGTTTTCCGCTGCTGCTGATTGGCCAGGCCTCGCTGGACGACCTCTCGCAACGTGTCGGGCAACCCCTGTCCATGCAGCGTTTTCGTCCCAACCTGGTGGTCACCGGCAGCGAGGCGTATGCCGAGGATGGCTGGAAGCGCATCCGTATCGGCGATGTCGAGTTCGAGGTGGTCAAGGGGTGCTCACGCTGCATCCTGACCACCATCGACCCGCAGACCGGCGAGCGCAACGCTCAGCGTGAGCCGCTGGCCACGCTCAAGACCTACCGGGAAAAGGATGGGGACGTGTTCTTCGGGCAGAACCTGTTGCCGCGCGGCGTCGGCGAGCTGCAGCTGGGGATGATGGTTGAGATATTGCAGTAG
- a CDS encoding chemotaxis protein CheV, translating to MAGILDSVDQRTQLVGENRLEILMFRLAGRQLFAINVFKVQEVLQMPKLTLMPQRHRYVCGVVNLRGQTLPVIDLSQAIGMRPLVPDERSTIIVTEYNRSVQAFLVGSVDRILNLNWESILPPPGGAGRQHYLTAITKVEDQIVEVIDVEKVLAEIVPMSTKVSAEKLADPLLEKARGREVLLVDDSSVALSQLRDTLTQLGIRLHMASDGLKALNLLKKWADGGEVMTDKLLMIFTDAEMPEMDGYRLTSEIRNDPRLKDLYVVLHTSLSGSFNEAMVKKVGCDNFLSKFQPDKLVDVIRQRLELDEPR from the coding sequence ATGGCCGGCATTCTCGACTCCGTGGATCAACGTACACAGCTGGTCGGCGAGAACCGTCTGGAAATTCTCATGTTTCGCCTGGCTGGTCGGCAGTTGTTCGCGATCAACGTGTTCAAGGTGCAGGAAGTCCTGCAGATGCCCAAGCTGACGCTGATGCCGCAGCGTCATCGCTATGTCTGCGGCGTGGTCAACCTGCGCGGTCAGACCCTGCCGGTGATCGATCTGTCGCAGGCCATCGGCATGCGTCCGCTGGTGCCGGATGAGCGCAGCACCATCATCGTCACCGAGTACAACCGCTCGGTGCAGGCCTTTCTGGTGGGCAGCGTCGACCGCATCCTCAACCTCAACTGGGAGTCGATCCTGCCGCCCCCGGGTGGCGCCGGACGCCAGCATTACCTGACCGCCATCACCAAGGTCGAGGACCAGATCGTCGAAGTGATCGATGTGGAGAAGGTACTCGCCGAGATCGTGCCGATGAGCACCAAGGTTTCCGCGGAAAAACTCGCCGATCCGCTGCTGGAGAAGGCGCGCGGACGCGAAGTGCTGCTGGTGGACGATTCCAGCGTGGCGCTCAGCCAGCTGCGCGATACCCTGACGCAGCTGGGCATCCGCCTGCACATGGCCAGCGATGGCCTCAAGGCCCTAAATCTGCTGAAGAAGTGGGCCGATGGCGGCGAGGTGATGACCGACAAGCTGCTGATGATCTTCACCGATGCCGAAATGCCCGAGATGGACGGCTATCGTCTGACCAGCGAGATCCGCAACGACCCTCGCCTGAAGGATCTCTACGTGGTGCTGCACACCTCGCTGTCGGGCAGCTTCAACGAGGCGATGGTGAAGAAGGTCGGCTGCGACAACTTCCTCTCCAAATTCCAGCCGGACAAGCTGGTGGACGTGATTCGCCAGCGCCTGGAGCTGGACGAACCCCGCTGA
- a CDS encoding methyl-accepting chemotaxis protein has protein sequence MLAYSALWTGIAISLAGLAAGMPWLIGAGCAISALAALFQRPPRASLPLAASLDEAPVDTTPQPRVEPLLLEVLPAWSQNLGQVRQLVQENIQRLFERFAGLSGRLEQTLSSSEQAIGGGGVADSLREAHQRLDEVIASFHGASARKNELLGTIAHLDSYASELQKMSKLVQDIASQTNLLALNAAIEAARAGEHGRGFSVVADEVRKLSSLSAETGQRMGEKVGEINQAIRATVIAAEELSGSEKSNLDYLDQVAGEVMQRLSTNLDELSSSSLQLQQDARTTQADIQEIIVSLQFQDRTDQMLDHLQIDLGRLQQAVREQDGILANPTRWLKELRDRFTTDEERHGGRRSAKQHDDVTFF, from the coding sequence GTGCTCGCCTACTCCGCTCTCTGGACAGGTATCGCCATCAGCCTCGCCGGGCTTGCCGCCGGCATGCCCTGGCTGATCGGCGCAGGCTGCGCCATCAGTGCGCTGGCTGCGCTTTTTCAGCGCCCCCCGCGTGCATCCCTGCCTCTCGCTGCAAGCCTGGATGAAGCCCCCGTCGACACGACGCCGCAGCCGCGTGTCGAGCCGCTGCTGCTCGAAGTGCTGCCGGCCTGGAGCCAGAACCTCGGTCAGGTGCGCCAGCTGGTACAGGAAAACATCCAGCGCCTGTTCGAACGCTTTGCCGGGCTCAGCGGCCGCCTGGAGCAGACCCTGAGCAGTTCGGAACAGGCCATCGGCGGTGGCGGCGTAGCCGACAGCCTGCGCGAGGCGCATCAGCGCCTGGACGAAGTCATCGCCTCCTTCCATGGCGCCAGTGCGCGCAAGAACGAGCTGCTCGGCACCATCGCCCACCTCGACAGCTACGCCAGCGAGCTGCAGAAGATGTCGAAACTGGTGCAGGACATCGCCAGCCAGACCAACCTGCTCGCCCTCAACGCCGCCATTGAGGCGGCCCGCGCCGGCGAGCATGGCCGCGGCTTCTCGGTGGTCGCCGACGAGGTGCGCAAGCTCTCCAGCCTGTCCGCCGAGACCGGCCAGCGCATGGGCGAGAAGGTCGGCGAAATCAACCAGGCGATCCGCGCCACGGTAATCGCCGCCGAGGAACTCTCCGGCAGCGAGAAGAGCAATCTCGACTACCTCGACCAGGTCGCCGGCGAAGTGATGCAGCGCCTGAGCACCAACCTCGACGAACTCTCCAGCAGCTCCCTGCAGCTGCAGCAGGACGCTCGCACCACCCAGGCAGACATCCAGGAAATCATCGTCAGCCTGCAGTTCCAGGACCGCACCGACCAGATGCTCGACCACCTGCAGATCGACCTGGGTCGCCTGCAGCAGGCCGTACGCGAGCAGGACGGCATCCTCGCCAACCCGACACGCTGGCTCAAGGAACTGCGCGACCGCTTCACCACCGACGAAGAACGCCACGGTGGTAGACGCAGCGCCAAACAGCACGACGACGTGACCTTTTTCTGA
- a CDS encoding response regulator, whose translation MAKTILIVDDSLSMRQLVKMTLSGAGHTVIEAVDGRDALSKLNGQKINLIISDVNMPNLDGIGLVKEVKARNEYRFTPIVMLTTESEQGKKAEGQAAGAKAWIVKPFQPQQLLAAVDKLAS comes from the coding sequence ATGGCCAAGACCATTCTGATAGTCGACGACTCCCTCTCCATGCGCCAGCTGGTGAAGATGACCCTTTCCGGCGCCGGCCACACCGTCATCGAGGCGGTGGACGGGCGCGACGCCCTGAGCAAGCTCAACGGACAGAAGATCAACCTGATCATCAGCGACGTGAACATGCCCAACCTCGACGGCATCGGCCTGGTCAAGGAAGTGAAGGCGCGCAACGAATACCGCTTCACCCCCATCGTCATGCTCACCACCGAGAGCGAACAGGGCAAGAAAGCCGAAGGCCAGGCCGCCGGTGCCAAGGCCTGGATCGTCAAGCCGTTCCAGCCGCAGCAACTGCTGGCGGCCGTCGACAAGCTGGCCAGCTGA
- a CDS encoding STAS domain-containing protein, protein MFELIHDPRQQPERLALLGSLTIYEVRQAHEALLAALTGSAAGGHWQLDLGQLEELDSAGAQLLLALQRQLTQQQTRLEVVSAADAPRELLEVLRLQSLLPTTPTAQA, encoded by the coding sequence ATGTTCGAGCTGATCCATGACCCACGGCAGCAGCCCGAGCGCCTGGCGCTGCTCGGCAGCCTGACCATCTACGAGGTGCGCCAGGCCCACGAAGCGCTGCTGGCCGCGCTGACCGGCAGTGCCGCAGGCGGCCACTGGCAGCTCGACCTCGGCCAGCTGGAAGAACTGGACAGTGCCGGCGCCCAGCTGCTGCTGGCCCTGCAGCGTCAGCTGACGCAACAACAGACGCGCCTGGAAGTCGTCAGCGCCGCCGACGCTCCGCGCGAGCTGCTGGAGGTGCTGCGCCTGCAGTCGCTGCTCCCCACCACCCCAACGGCGCAGGCCTGA
- a CDS encoding chemotaxis protein CheA, with translation MLNGEQWSQLLRGFIDEAGDLIKQAEEYLLQLDQTPEDEDAVNGLFRAMHTLKGSAGLFSLTPLVSFTHHLESLLMSVRDSQRKLEPALVSLMLRCLDEIATMVALIDVDSGELPVDETHQNELLAALAAYGAPASVEPAAAPAAASPRPCAQRGAFERCAGCDADGAWHISLRFEADLLRNGFDPASFVRYLTRLGDILRLEVIDEALPSLAEMDPESCYIGLEIDLCSEASKAEIEEVFEFIHDFCTLRILPPHSAQEDYLRLIQELPETDQRIGSMLIASGLLTEHELNQGLALQAQAEPEKAPLGSVLVEEGMVAPQVVNAALAKQQSVREKRSQESTQIRVAAHKLDELINLVGELVISAAGAQLRAQAHGDAGCVESTQTVNQHVEQIREAALKLRMIEIGDTFNRFHRVVRDVSQQLGKDIRLQIRGADTELDKSVIDKLADPLTHLVRNAIDHGIESAEQRLAAGKPAEGQLQLNAYHESGMIVIEVADDGRGLNTERIRQKAIDRGLIDAQANLAEPDIHALVFAAGFSTADSVSDLSGRGVGMDVVRSVIDGLRGSIEIDSVLGAGCTFRIRLPLTLAIIDGFLISLGDEYFVVPLDMVTECLEMDAEQLGDSTYGYLTLRGKPLPCISLAAHFDLPASRSKRRNIVVVNLGRQQAGLVVDHLHGELQTVIKPLGLLFQHLQGIGGSTILGSGQVALILDIPSLFRHLQNHVEANGGDRRQSHPHISGS, from the coding sequence ATGCTCAATGGAGAACAATGGAGCCAGCTGCTCCGCGGTTTCATCGACGAAGCCGGCGACCTGATCAAACAGGCCGAGGAGTACCTGCTGCAGCTGGACCAGACGCCCGAGGACGAGGATGCCGTCAACGGCCTGTTTCGCGCCATGCACACCCTCAAGGGCTCGGCCGGACTGTTCTCCCTGACGCCACTGGTCAGCTTCACCCATCACCTGGAAAGCCTGCTGATGTCGGTGCGCGACAGCCAGCGCAAGCTGGAGCCGGCCCTGGTCTCGCTGATGCTGCGCTGCCTGGATGAAATCGCCACCATGGTGGCGCTGATCGATGTCGACTCCGGCGAGCTGCCGGTAGACGAGACGCACCAGAACGAACTGCTCGCCGCCCTCGCCGCCTACGGCGCGCCCGCAAGCGTCGAGCCTGCCGCCGCACCAGCCGCCGCTTCTCCACGCCCCTGTGCGCAACGTGGCGCCTTCGAGCGCTGCGCCGGCTGCGACGCGGATGGCGCCTGGCACATTTCCCTGCGATTCGAAGCGGACCTGCTGCGCAACGGCTTCGATCCGGCGTCCTTCGTCCGCTACCTGACGCGTCTGGGCGACATCCTTCGCCTCGAAGTGATCGACGAGGCCCTGCCCTCGCTGGCCGAGATGGACCCGGAAAGCTGCTACATCGGTCTGGAGATCGACCTGTGCAGCGAGGCCAGCAAGGCCGAGATAGAGGAAGTCTTCGAATTCATCCACGACTTCTGCACCCTGCGCATCCTGCCGCCGCACAGCGCCCAGGAGGACTATCTGCGACTGATTCAGGAGCTGCCGGAAACCGACCAGCGCATCGGCAGCATGCTGATCGCCAGCGGCCTGCTCACCGAGCACGAGCTCAACCAGGGCCTGGCCCTGCAGGCACAGGCAGAGCCGGAAAAGGCGCCACTGGGCAGCGTGCTGGTGGAAGAAGGCATGGTTGCGCCGCAGGTGGTCAATGCCGCCCTGGCCAAACAACAGTCGGTCCGCGAAAAACGCAGCCAGGAAAGCACGCAGATCCGCGTCGCCGCGCACAAGCTCGACGAGCTGATCAACCTGGTCGGTGAGCTGGTGATCAGCGCCGCCGGCGCCCAGCTGCGCGCCCAGGCCCACGGCGATGCCGGCTGCGTGGAAAGCACCCAGACCGTCAACCAGCACGTCGAGCAGATCCGCGAGGCGGCGCTGAAACTGCGCATGATCGAGATCGGCGACACCTTCAACCGCTTCCACCGGGTGGTGCGCGATGTCAGCCAACAGCTGGGCAAGGACATTCGCCTGCAGATCCGCGGCGCCGATACCGAGCTGGACAAGTCGGTGATCGACAAGCTCGCTGACCCGCTCACCCACCTAGTGCGCAACGCCATCGACCACGGCATCGAGTCCGCCGAGCAGCGTCTGGCCGCCGGCAAGCCGGCCGAAGGCCAGCTGCAGCTCAACGCCTACCACGAATCGGGAATGATCGTCATCGAAGTGGCCGACGACGGCCGCGGGCTGAATACCGAGCGCATCCGCCAGAAGGCCATCGATCGCGGCCTGATCGACGCCCAGGCCAACCTGGCCGAACCGGACATCCACGCCCTGGTGTTCGCCGCCGGCTTCTCCACCGCCGACAGCGTCTCCGACCTCTCCGGCCGCGGAGTCGGCATGGACGTGGTACGCAGCGTCATCGATGGCCTGCGCGGCAGCATCGAGATCGACTCGGTGCTCGGCGCCGGCTGCACCTTCCGCATCCGCCTGCCGCTGACCCTGGCGATCATCGACGGCTTCCTGATCAGCCTCGGCGACGAATATTTCGTGGTGCCCCTGGACATGGTCACCGAGTGCCTGGAAATGGACGCCGAGCAGCTTGGCGACAGCACCTACGGCTATCTGACCCTGCGTGGCAAACCGCTGCCGTGCATCTCCCTGGCGGCGCACTTCGATCTGCCGGCCAGCCGCAGCAAGCGCCGCAACATCGTGGTGGTCAACCTCGGCCGGCAACAGGCCGGGCTGGTGGTCGACCATCTGCACGGCGAACTGCAAACCGTGATCAAGCCGCTCGGCCTGCTGTTCCAGCATCTGCAAGGCATCGGCGGCTCGACCATCCTGGGCAGCGGGCAGGTCGCGCTGATCCTGGATATACCCAGTCTTTTCCGTCATCTGCAAAACCATGTGGAAGCCAACGGCGGCGATCGTCGCCAGTCGCATCCGCACATCAGTGGCTCCTGA
- a CDS encoding methyl-accepting chemotaxis protein, with translation MQFIRNLKIGVRLIAGFTLVVILTVAIGALGIRNLAEVSHLSDRMYENDMLGLNALQEANTQLIVAGRSLRAALLASDEAARDTAANRAFKALGDTKALVEQSKNSFITDEGKAFVNRLDQPLNDYAVLLEQLLRSYLASGTLATETGISAQMPELSRRGEIIDNLLSEVVSHKRDRAQEANQQINQIYTSSRTQMIVLILIAAVLGFAIGIFITRSISRPLNRAVGVANSLAEGDLTVSVEADSRDETGRLLASMQHMTERLRTVMADVRSAADSLSSASEEVSATSQSLSQAATEQAASVEETTASVEQMSASIAQNTESAQITDGIAGKAANDAVQGGQAVRDMVLAMKQIADKIGIIDDIAYQTNLLALNAAIEAARAGDHGKGFAVVAAEVRKLAERSQVAAQEIGGVASNSVHLAEQAGALLDQIVPNIQKTSDLVQEITAASQEQSTGAGQINIAMGQMNQITQQNASASEELAATAEEMNAQASQLQELISYFRLGTSSPAKAPRRDERSPSNVRELRRNSERKAPAAPADEGQFVNFN, from the coding sequence ATGCAATTCATCCGCAATCTCAAGATCGGTGTCAGGCTGATCGCCGGCTTTACCCTGGTGGTGATCCTCACGGTCGCCATCGGTGCGCTGGGCATCCGCAACCTGGCCGAGGTCAGCCATCTGTCCGATCGCATGTACGAGAACGACATGCTCGGCCTGAACGCGCTGCAGGAAGCAAACACCCAGCTGATCGTCGCCGGCCGCTCGCTGCGCGCCGCGCTGCTGGCCAGTGACGAAGCGGCTCGCGACACGGCCGCCAACAGGGCCTTCAAGGCGCTGGGCGATACCAAGGCGCTGGTGGAGCAATCGAAGAACTCCTTCATCACCGACGAGGGCAAGGCCTTCGTCAATCGCCTGGATCAACCGCTGAACGATTACGCCGTGCTGCTGGAACAGCTGCTCAGGTCCTACCTGGCTTCCGGTACCCTGGCCACGGAAACCGGCATCAGCGCGCAGATGCCGGAGCTGTCCCGCCGCGGCGAGATCATCGACAACCTGCTCAGCGAGGTGGTCAGCCACAAGCGTGACCGGGCCCAGGAAGCCAACCAGCAGATCAACCAGATCTACACCAGTTCGCGTACCCAGATGATCGTCCTGATCCTGATCGCCGCAGTGCTCGGCTTCGCCATCGGCATCTTCATCACCCGCTCCATCTCACGACCACTGAACCGTGCAGTGGGCGTGGCCAACAGCCTCGCAGAGGGCGACCTGACGGTCAGCGTCGAGGCCGACAGCCGCGACGAGACCGGCCGCCTGCTCGCTTCGATGCAGCATATGACCGAGCGCCTGCGCACCGTCATGGCCGACGTGCGCAGCGCTGCCGACTCGCTGTCCTCGGCGTCCGAGGAGGTCAGCGCCACCTCGCAGTCGCTGAGCCAGGCCGCCACCGAACAGGCCGCCAGCGTCGAGGAAACCACCGCCTCGGTGGAGCAGATGTCCGCCTCCATCGCGCAGAACACCGAGAGCGCGCAGATCACCGACGGCATCGCCGGCAAGGCCGCCAACGATGCGGTGCAAGGTGGCCAGGCGGTACGCGACATGGTGCTGGCCATGAAGCAGATCGCCGACAAGATCGGCATCATCGACGACATCGCCTATCAGACCAACCTGCTGGCCCTCAACGCAGCCATCGAAGCGGCGCGCGCCGGTGACCACGGCAAGGGCTTCGCGGTGGTCGCGGCCGAGGTGCGCAAGCTTGCCGAACGCAGCCAGGTGGCCGCCCAGGAGATCGGTGGCGTGGCCAGCAACAGCGTGCACCTGGCCGAACAGGCCGGCGCCCTGCTCGACCAGATCGTGCCGAACATCCAGAAGACCTCGGACCTGGTGCAGGAGATCACCGCTGCCTCGCAGGAGCAGAGCACCGGCGCCGGGCAGATCAACATCGCCATGGGTCAGATGAACCAGATCACCCAGCAGAACGCTTCGGCCTCCGAGGAGCTGGCCGCCACCGCCGAGGAGATGAACGCCCAGGCCAGCCAGTTGCAGGAGCTGATCAGCTATTTCCGCCTGGGCACCAGCAGCCCCGCCAAGGCGCCACGGCGCGACGAGCGCAGCCCGAGCAACGTGCGCGAACTGCGCCGCAACAGCGAACGCAAGGCGCCTGCGGCCCCGGCCGATGAAGGCCAGTTCGTCAACTTCAACTGA
- a CDS encoding chemotaxis protein CheW has protein sequence MNGLSASHQVAPPDSVQHLSFRVRDARYALPIELVREIIEYGQVTTVPMMPSFIHGVINLRGNVVPVLDLAARFGFELTQPGKRTCIVIIELNLDEQQQRIGLVVDAVDAVLDIEPGEVEQAPPFGAGIRTDFIAGMARDNGGFTIIIDVRRVLSLDDIRQLSLAQQAS, from the coding sequence ATGAACGGTCTATCCGCCAGCCATCAGGTGGCCCCGCCGGACAGCGTGCAGCACCTGTCGTTTCGCGTGCGCGACGCGCGCTACGCCCTGCCCATCGAGCTGGTGCGGGAAATCATCGAGTACGGCCAGGTGACCACGGTGCCGATGATGCCGAGCTTCATCCACGGCGTGATCAACCTGCGCGGCAACGTGGTGCCGGTGCTGGATCTGGCCGCCCGCTTCGGCTTCGAGCTGACCCAGCCGGGCAAGCGCACCTGCATCGTGATCATCGAGCTGAACCTGGACGAGCAGCAGCAACGCATCGGCCTGGTGGTCGATGCGGTCGACGCGGTGCTCGACATCGAACCGGGAGAAGTCGAGCAGGCGCCACCGTTCGGCGCCGGCATCCGTACCGACTTCATCGCCGGCATGGCCCGGGACAACGGTGGTTTCACCATCATCATCGACGTGCGGCGGGTGCTGTCGCTCGACGATATCCGCCAGTTGAGCCTCGCCCAGCAGGCCAGTTGA
- a CDS encoding CheR family methyltransferase, with product MPTGHLPKLNDQDFRFLQRLMLEESGIRMAEQKRTLVAGRLMGRLRSLQLQDYSQYLQLLNRPESVDERRTVIDLLTTNETYFFREPQHFTVLGEWVARQRRPLHLWSAASSSGEEAFSMAMTVAEHARTQDWSVFASDISRRVLERARSATYSIDQAGQFPAGWLKRHCLRGVEESEGLLRISQPLRHRVTFAEVNLMRPLPQGIGPFDVIFLRNVLIYFAAEQKREIVNRLLERLRPGGLLFIGHAESLHGFGLPLRTLRPSVFERQ from the coding sequence ATGCCAACCGGTCACCTACCCAAGCTCAACGATCAAGACTTCCGCTTCCTCCAGCGCCTGATGCTGGAGGAATCGGGCATTCGCATGGCCGAACAGAAACGCACCCTGGTCGCAGGGCGCCTGATGGGCCGCCTGCGCTCGCTGCAGTTGCAGGACTACAGCCAGTATCTGCAACTGCTCAACCGGCCGGAGTCGGTGGACGAGCGGCGTACCGTGATCGATCTGCTGACCACCAACGAAACCTACTTCTTCCGCGAGCCGCAGCACTTCACCGTGCTCGGCGAATGGGTCGCACGCCAGCGCCGGCCACTGCACCTGTGGAGCGCCGCCAGCTCCTCCGGCGAGGAGGCCTTCAGCATGGCGATGACCGTGGCCGAGCACGCCCGCACCCAGGACTGGTCGGTATTCGCCAGCGATATCAGCCGCCGCGTGCTGGAGCGCGCGCGCAGTGCCACCTACTCCATCGACCAGGCCGGGCAGTTCCCCGCCGGCTGGCTCAAGCGTCATTGCCTGCGCGGCGTGGAGGAAAGCGAGGGGTTGCTGCGCATCAGCCAGCCGCTGCGTCACCGCGTGACCTTCGCCGAGGTCAACCTGATGCGCCCGCTGCCTCAGGGCATCGGCCCGTTCGACGTGATCTTCCTGCGCAACGTGCTGATCTACTTCGCCGCCGAGCAGAAACGCGAGATCGTCAACCGCCTGCTCGAGCGCCTGCGCCCGGGCGGTCTGCTATTCATCGGCCACGCCGAAAGCCTACACGGTTTCGGCCTGCCGCTACGCACCCTGCGCCCGTCGGTCTTCGAGCGCCAATGA